TAGGCGTCGGGTAACGAGGCCAGCGACACATGTACGTGGTCGTCGTAAACCATGTATTCGTAGATTTCATCGGTTACAATATACAGACCGTGTCGCGTTGCGATAGCAAGGATAGCCGTGAGTTCATCGTGCGACCACACCTTACCATTTGGGTTGCCCGGCGTGTTTATAACGATCACTTTGGTTGCCGGCGTAATGGCCCGCTCAACTTCGTCAAAATCTATGGCCCAATTCAGGCCACGCGCCGGCACGTACGTTGTTGTTGCCCCCGTGAGCCGGATGAGGTTGCGATGATACCCGTAAAACGGTTCGAAAAGCAGAACTTCATCGCCCGGGTCAAGCAGGGCAAACATGGCTGATACAAAGGCTCCGGTAGAACCAATGCTGACCATCACTTCCGCTTCGCTTTGTGCCGGAATCTGGTTGAACGTCTGGGCTTTGTTGAGAATGGCAGACCGCAGCCGGTCGATGCCGGCGTAACTCGAGTAAATCGACAGATTTTCGTCGATGGCTTTTTTTGCGCCTTCCTTGATGGGATCTGGCGTTGGCAGGTCGCAAATACCCTGGCCCAGATTGATACCGCCGGTTGCATTGATCATCTGGGTGACAGCACGGATTTTACTCTGCGCGAGGTTTTGGGTACGGGCTGAGAGTGGTTTCATGGCATCACCCCTGGCTGCGCGAAATGACAAGTGCTACAATGATAAAGTCGAGAATGGCCGTCCCGAGGAAGCCGAGAATCGATGGAATTGATTTGTATTTTTCGGTGTAGATGTAAAATCCGATATTGGACAGGCCAAACATCATCCAGGTGACCCAGCTTACACCGTCGACGGTGGGCGCGCGGTATACTTCAACCAGTTGTAACAGGGTTGCAGCAGGAATAACAATGGCCGGCAACCAGCCGGCAAGTTCAATGAATCTGCGTTTCATGGCCTACTCGTTCTTTCACTTTGGGGGCGCATCAAGAGAAAATACTTTATCTGTAACGCCGGCACACTGTCATCCTCAGCTTGACTGGGGATCCACAGGTATAACAATCGCCATTGAATGTAAATTGATGACCAGTGCTATCCCTGTGGATATCCAATCAAGTTGGATATGACGGGTAAAGGGTCGCTGTTAGTTACCGCCAGACTTAAGCGAAGTGCTCAACCCTTAATCCGCGTTATTGATGAGCAACCAACTCGGATCTTCCGTAAGGGTTCTACTGCTGTACTGATTTGACTCGAATGGTGGGGTGCATTGCAAATGGCTGAATTAATCGCTAGCGTATAACTGTGCATCTCTCACAGGCATAAAAAAAGAAATAGAGGCCTCGTCTGCCACCTAGACAAAGACCCCTATTTCTAACCAGTTAGCCACACACCAGAAATGTAAGGCTCACAACATCTCTGGATTCATTGACTAGTGTTATAGTGCACAAAAAGCCCGTAGTGTTACAAAAAACACGTACGGGCTTTTTTATAGGTTTTTAGGCCGATTTACAGGCCGGCATCTGCCAGGCGTTTTTCCAGGGTTTTGATCCTGTTATTCAACTGTTCGATGTAGATATGTGCCTTTTCCAATTCTTCCAGGATTTGCTCCCGGCGCTCTGCCATGTCGTACAGATCGTTTTCTTTCAACGCCTTTTCGCTGGTTACCGCCGGCAGATGGCCTTCGCTCCACATAAAAGCTGCGTGCGCTTCGATAGATTCGAGCTGGTAGCTTTCAGAGAAAACATAGTCGGGGACACGTAATTCGCGAGAGCCGGCAATGAAGGAGCCGACAGCGGTAATCACATCACCCCCGAAAGAGCGGATGTTGCCGGCTACGTCGAGTGTTTCGCCTGGGTTGGTCATTCCGATGCCGACGTTGCTGCCAGACATTGTAAGGGTTGGGATAGGTGACCCGGGAGATCCGCCCGTCCAAAATCGCAAGCTGCCGTCGTCTTCAAAGGACTGAATCATGCTGCGCGTATTTCCTTCATGCCTGAATTCAATCCAGCTTGTCCTGAACAAGTCGACCAGTGGCGCTTCTGTGTTGAAGTCTTTGACATGAAAGTGAATGCTGCGGTTTTCTGCGTTGATGTCGAGTTCACCACGTAAATCCATTTCGCTGCCGATACCTACGCTGCCATTTTGCTCAAAATGCATCGCGCGCGTGGGGTTACCTGAGTTGATGGGCGTAAATTGGAGCGAGAGCTCGTTCTGGGCGAAATCGTGTGCATAGCTGTTGCTGTACATTTTTATGGTCCATTCCCCCGGCATACCGTTAGGATTGTCGCTTGAAGTACCAGCGGATATGAATTCGAGTTCTGCGCTGCCGAGGATGGAGCTGGCGTTTGATTCAAGCCGCAGCCTCGGAGAACTGGCATTCAGATGAAGGAGGGCTGCGGGTGAAGACGTTCCGATACCCACATTCCCACCATCCAGGATAGTCATGCGATTGGTTGAACCATTCCAGAAATTAAGCTGCGTGTTTTTGCCGGCGATGTGCCAGGCTGTGGTTCCGTCCTCCATGAACGACAGTCGCGCATAATCGCTGTGGGTTTCGTGTAATACGAGATGTGGCGAGGCGCCTGTGCTGTTGTGTGAAATTTCTACCCTACCTGAAGGCGAGGTGGTGTTGATGCCGAGTCGGCCAAGACGAGTAATCCTCATATACTCGAGGAAAGAGCCATCCCATTGTCCAAATTGAAGGGCCTGATTGCGCGTTGCCGCAAAATCCATCTCACTATCCAACAAAATTGCAGGAAGCTCTAAGGAGCCCACAATATGGAGCTGGGCGCCCGGTTCGTTGGTGCCTATGCCGACCTTTGCTTCTTTTGTATTTGCCCAAATCTGCGAACCGTCACTGTCCCACTGGGCAAAAGCGGGTGTGCTTACTAGATAGAGTGCCAGGTACAGGCAGGCTGTACCGCGATAAAGGGTTTTTTTCATGTCTTCCAATAACCAGGGGAAACGAGGATGATGAGTAGTAGTAGGTGGATTGCTGCTACGTACAACTTCCGTGTAGAGCTGACCCCTGACAAGGTACCCTGGGGTTAATTAGGGTATGCTTAAGGAGTATTGATGCAGCAAAATTAGAAAATTTGCGTACAGATTAGGAGCTTATTTAATCACCAGATGAAGAGGATGTTATGACACTTGGGAAAAGACTTCGCCGGCTCATCAAGAGCTTGTTTCGCTGGCCGTGGCGTAGGAGGTAGGAGTTTGGAGTGAGGAGTTTTTTGGGTGAAAATTTACGTTGAAAAAACAGCATGCTAATGGTTGAAGGCTACCTGATTGAGTACCGGCGTTACCGCATGATTGCTGAGAAAGCTATTGCCCAGGTGGATGAAGCCGGACTCAACCGTGCGCCGTGTGTAGATGGTAATTCGATTGCCATGATTATGCGGCATCTCAGTGGCAACCTGAAGTCGCGTTTTACCAACTTTCTGACTTCAGATGGTGAAAAACCGTGGCGTAACCGCGATCGTGAATTTGAAGAAGGGTATTACCGTGCTGCTGAGTTAACGCAAGATTGGGATGAAGCCTGGGGGCTAATCGAGCAAATACTGGCAGGTCTGACGGATGCTGACCTGGAGCGCGAAGTGAAAATCAGGGGTATAGGTCTGCGGGTGCGCGAGGCATTGAACCGGTCAGTGGCACACGTGGCATATCATGTTGGGCAGATTACCTTGCTCGCCCGAATCGACCAGCAAGATGCGTGGCAATGGATTTCGGTGCCGAAAGGTGGGTCTGCTGCGTATAACCAAAACCCAACCAAAGAGCGGTTGCCCTGACAGGTTGTGCGATTGCTCGACCGTTTTAGAAAGCTTAATCGTCTGAAGAATAAATACGTTGTTTAACCAATCTATCAGACGAAAATGCTCGATAACAAAGTAGCCGTTGTATTTGCAGCCAGTGGCGCTATTGCCGGTCAGGCTGCCCGTTCATTTGCCGACGCCGGGGCCCATGTATTTGTATCTGCGCGCCGGGCTGACGCCGTTCATACCCTGGCTAAAGAAATTAATGCTGCCGGCGGAAAGGCTGAAGCTACCGTTGTGGACGCGCAAAACGAAACAGAAGTTGATCAATATTTAGATCAGATATTTGCAGCTCACGGCCGCGTTGACGTTGTGTTCAACGGCATAGGTCGCGATCCGGATAAAATGGGGTATGCAGTGCCTTCTACTCTGTTATCGTTTGAGCAGTTTATGGAGCCCATGGAGGCAATGGTCGGATCCCAGTTTATCACGTCCCGTATTGCCGCAGGGAAAATGGTGGCACATGGTAAGCCTGGTACAATTCTGTTACTGACGGCGAGCCTTTCGCGTATCAAGGCGCCATGTATGGCAGGCATTACCGCCGCCTGTGCTGCAATAGAGGGATTGACCCGTTCCCTGGCTGGCGAGTTTGGGATGCATGGTATACGGGTCCAGTGTTTGAATGCCACGGCATTGCAGGAAACGCCGACAATCCAGAAAACTTCTGCTGCCCAGGCCCGGTTACTGAATATTCCGGCAGAAGCCATGCGCGAGCAAATGCAGCAAGGCTTCCTGCTGGGCCGCGGACCATCACTGGAAGATGTGGGCCGCGCGGCTGTATTGCTGGTCTCAGATGCTGGCGTCGTGTTTAATAGCCATATTGTGGATGTCGATTGCGGCAACGCAGGCGTGATATAAGCGAGGGAGAAACCATGCAACAAATTATCTCGATGGGCCGGTGGATTTTTGTACTACCTTTTGCCTTCTTTGGATTGCTTCACTTCGGACCGCTAGAATTCAGTTTGCCGTACGTGCCGGCGTATTTGCCCGCACCGGCGATCTGGGTATATTTTACGGGTGTATGCCTGCTGGCTTTTGTCCTGAGCGCTGTATTGGGTAAATATGACAAACTCGCGGCTGTACTGTTGGCCGTCATGCTTACGCTGTTTGTGGTCCTTGTACATATACCGGCTGTAATAGACGGCGCTTTTACTTCCCTGATTGGCAGCTTTCGGGATCTAGCAATGGCTGGTGCTGCGCTCATGTATGCAGATCAATACGCAAAGGACGGAGCTCTTTTGACTAAATCTGTAGCAGAGACGATTCACAACTGATATGCAACGAGAAGCCAACAAGCGGCTCCAAGCGGCGCTGGAAGGTGATATCAACGCCTTCCAGAGTCTCTTTGCCGCATTTCAACCCCAATTGAAGTCCTACCTGTATCGGCTGCTTGCAGACCGAAACGATGTAGACGACCTGACCCAGGACACGTTCGTGAAAGCGTTTGATAAACTGTCAACCTTTAAGGGTAATTCGACGCTCAAGACGTGGGTATTCAGGATAGCCACCAACCTTGCCTATGATTTCCTGAAGCGCCGTAAGCGCTGGAAATCGGATGCCCAGGATACTGCCAAAGCCTATGCGGAGGACTCCCCCGAGATGCAGCGGCTGTTCTGGTTTACGCATCAGAACGCGCCGGCGGGGCAATACGACATCAAGGAGCATATCGACTTTTGCTTCACCTGCATCGCCAAAACGCTTTCGATATCCCATCAGGTTGCGCTTATCCTGAAAGACGTCTACAGTTTTCCCCGAAAAGACATCAGCCAGATTTTGGATAAAACAGAAGGCGTGGTGAAACACTTGTTGTTTGAAGCGCGCAAAACGATGGTTGATGTGTTTGATCATCGTTGCGCCTTGATAAACAAGGCCGGGGTCTGTCATCAGTGTACCGAGCTGAATGGGATTTATAATCCGAAGCAAAATGCACAGAAGGCGCTGATGAAAATCGACATGGTAGCTGTATCAGAAGAATCGTCCAGCGAACGGCTTTATGAGTTGCGTGCTGCGCTGGTTCGCGCCATTGATCCGCTACAATCTGAAGGCGCTGACTTGCAAGACGTCATTATGCAATGTACACGTGCAAGTATCGGGGAGATTGGGTAAAGGTGGATTGTGCAGGATTTATACCTGTACACTTTTTTGCTCCGCCAAATCAAAGACAGCCGTGAAGTAGAAGGTTGAGCCGACGCCTTCCTCGCTTTCCAGCCATATTTCTCCCTGCATCGAATGTACCAGTTGCATGGAGATGGTTAGGCCGAGGCCCGTGCCGCCGAATTGCCGGGTAATGGTACCGTCTGCCTGGGTGAATGCTTCGAAAATCTTCTTCTGCTTGTTTTTGGGGATACCAATGCCTGTATCCTTTACAGAGAGCACAACTTCCACTTGTTTATCTGTATTGGACTTGATGCGTGCGCCTATGTCTATACGACCACCGGTGGGCATAAATTTGACCGCATTGCCGATCAAATTGATCAGAACCTGTTTGAGTCGGTCGCTGTCACCCAACAGCGTTTGAGGTATGTCAGGGCTTATACGGACATCAAATTGAATGTCTTTTGATCCATTGCCGGCGATGTATATCGTACAAAGCTCCTGAAGAATAGCCATCAGGTCAAACGGTTTTGAAATCAAATCAACCTTTCCGTCCTCTAATTTTGAGATGTCAAGGATGTCGTTGATGATGCGCAGCAGACTTTCTGCAGAACTTAAAATCGTATCTGTTATATCTTGCTGCTCTTCGTCAAGCGGGGTGTCTCGCAACAAGTCGGCCATGCCCAGTACACCATTCATGGGGGTACGAATTTCATGGCTCATGTTTGCCAGGAACTCCCCTTTAATTCGGGCAGACTCGATGGCCAGCTCTTTTGCTGTCTCTGCCTGCTCCTTTTCATGTTGCAGCGCTTTGAGTGCATGTTGGGCTTCACCTAATGCACGATTGTAATTGGCGTCAAAGACACGAGCAAGGCAAAAAATGAAAACACCGATGCCTAGAAAGGCGGAAAGGGAGTGGTATGTAAGGATTCCTTCGGGGGCATCGGGAAGATCAATAAATTCAGTGTGCGTTAGCAATAACACAAACCCAAGCGCCAGGAGGTTGACGCCGAGCCAGATTACGCCGGCTCGCTTGCCGAGCAGCAAGAATGCAACCAGAGAGAGACTGGCGAGCCATGCATTTGCCGCGTCATAAATACCAAAGCCTGTAACGGCAATAGCAACCAGGGTATACATGGCAACGAAGAGCATCCCATGTGCCTGCACACGCAGCCAACCGGCGCGTAAAAAAAGTAAGTTGCAACTTATCAATACAACAGCTGCAGATACAGCATATCCAGCAGCTTTATGACCAATCAGGAAATAGTAGGGGACATAGAGCGACCCCGTCACTAACCAGACTATATTGAGGGTAGTGGAAAGTTTAGCCTTGCGAAGCAACTCTTCATCGGCATAGAATTGCGCGTGGAATAATGTGCTGAATAGCCACTTCATGTAAAATGGGTCGGTAGTATGGGTCTTTCCATTAATTAATCGGATATGAAGATTGATACATTAGCCCCATAAAATGCGATGTCGAAGATGCGGTATTTGCTGCATGGTATTTAAAGCTATGTGTTATGATTGTTAGGTTTTTGGCCAGTTAACATTTGGTTTCAAGCGGTTCAAGCGCCGGCGTTTTTTGAGATGGAAATCGAAACGTTGACATTATGGTGCACGGACAACTATATTTAGTTGTCCGTGCACCTTTGCTTGATACCCAAATGTTCAATATATCCATGAAGTATGATTCTCTGATCCTGGCCATCGCTTTTAGCCTGTCTGCTCTGTTAACGCAGCATCCATGCGACAGTAAAGTGATATTTAAGTCTGATGAACATGGTGTTGCCTATTGCACCACAAAAGGGACGTTGTTCAAGCGGAACGCTGTGGTGGTTGGAAAAAACCTAGACATAGCGGCGCGTCTCACTTGGTCTGCAACGGCTGATCAAGCCCAAGTTGAAGTGGCAGTGCCTGTTCGTTCATTCAGATCTGGGAGCAAAAAACGCGACAAACATGTCGCGGAGATACTCGGCGCTCCAGAGCATGCGCGTATTCATTTTAGGACTGAGTGGTTGGATGCTGACATGCTGTGTGAAAGTGTCGTACAGCAGAACTGGATGCTCCCAGGCAGCCTCGAACTGAAAGGGATACGGTTTCCTGTAGACTTTAACCTTCAATTTTCTTCTGCTACCTCAATCCCAATTGTCAAAGGATCGCTGCAGACAACATTTTCGACGCTAAGTATTGAGGTGCCAAGTGTGGGGCCTGGTGGAATGATTGCCAGACCTCATGATGACCTCCAACTCTTTGTGCAGCTCCATTTGGAAAAGATAGATGGCGCAGGCGCATTGCATCACTGTTTTTCTAATGGCAACTAGGTATGCATGGAATGCACATGGTGCGTGTTATAAGCATGCACGGCAATCAAAATACGCTGAAAACGACTTTAAACGATGGCAGATAAATGACCGGTGACAGGCACGCAGTTATCATAAAATACGCCACTCTATTGGGTTCATTATTCGGCGTTGCTATGGTGGTCTGCATTCACCTTAGAATAAGCAGCAGTAAGTACCTGTATCTTTTTTTGCTTGCCATAATGCTCTGTTTTCTTATGACAAGGAGAACCATAAAGCAGGTTTCATACTGGGAGCTATCGCTGTCATCATTACTAATTGTCCTTGTAGCATCAGCAATTGTCTTGCTCTACCTTGGGGTAGCATTTATGTGGTAGACTCAGTTGCTAATTTTGGTAAATGTTCTTTGATATCAAGTGGAATGGATAAACGAACAGCGAAGGTG
This region of Bacteroidota bacterium genomic DNA includes:
- a CDS encoding pyridoxal phosphate-dependent aminotransferase, with protein sequence MKPLSARTQNLAQSKIRAVTQMINATGGINLGQGICDLPTPDPIKEGAKKAIDENLSIYSSYAGIDRLRSAILNKAQTFNQIPAQSEAEVMVSIGSTGAFVSAMFALLDPGDEVLLFEPFYGYHRNLIRLTGATTTYVPARGLNWAIDFDEVERAITPATKVIVINTPGNPNGKVWSHDELTAILAIATRHGLYIVTDEIYEYMVYDDHVHVSLASLPDAYERTITLSGFSKTYNMTGWRLGYAVGPAPIIAKMGLLNDLFYICAPTPLQHGLAEAFEMSDAYFEQMMADYRVKRDMMCDALDMAGFTFAPPQGAYYVLAGFENLHGVVPGFATCQEACETMIQRVGVATVPGDAFYHDPATAPPSLRFCYAKEFPVLEQACTQIKKAGLRG
- a CDS encoding ABC transporter C-terminal domain-containing protein yields the protein MKKTLYRGTACLYLALYLVSTPAFAQWDSDGSQIWANTKEAKVGIGTNEPGAQLHIVGSLELPAILLDSEMDFAATRNQALQFGQWDGSFLEYMRITRLGRLGINTTSPSGRVEISHNSTGASPHLVLHETHSDYARLSFMEDGTTAWHIAGKNTQLNFWNGSTNRMTILDGGNVGIGTSSPAALLHLNASSPRLRLESNASSILGSAELEFISAGTSSDNPNGMPGEWTIKMYSNSYAHDFAQNELSLQFTPINSGNPTRAMHFEQNGSVGIGSEMDLRGELDINAENRSIHFHVKDFNTEAPLVDLFRTSWIEFRHEGNTRSMIQSFEDDGSLRFWTGGSPGSPIPTLTMSGSNVGIGMTNPGETLDVAGNIRSFGGDVITAVGSFIAGSRELRVPDYVFSESYQLESIEAHAAFMWSEGHLPAVTSEKALKENDLYDMAERREQILEELEKAHIYIEQLNNRIKTLEKRLADAGL
- a CDS encoding DUF1572 family protein, coding for MLMVEGYLIEYRRYRMIAEKAIAQVDEAGLNRAPCVDGNSIAMIMRHLSGNLKSRFTNFLTSDGEKPWRNRDREFEEGYYRAAELTQDWDEAWGLIEQILAGLTDADLEREVKIRGIGLRVREALNRSVAHVAYHVGQITLLARIDQQDAWQWISVPKGGSAAYNQNPTKERLP
- a CDS encoding SDR family oxidoreductase: MLDNKVAVVFAASGAIAGQAARSFADAGAHVFVSARRADAVHTLAKEINAAGGKAEATVVDAQNETEVDQYLDQIFAAHGRVDVVFNGIGRDPDKMGYAVPSTLLSFEQFMEPMEAMVGSQFITSRIAAGKMVAHGKPGTILLLTASLSRIKAPCMAGITAACAAIEGLTRSLAGEFGMHGIRVQCLNATALQETPTIQKTSAAQARLLNIPAEAMREQMQQGFLLGRGPSLEDVGRAAVLLVSDAGVVFNSHIVDVDCGNAGVI
- a CDS encoding DoxX family protein; this translates as MQQIISMGRWIFVLPFAFFGLLHFGPLEFSLPYVPAYLPAPAIWVYFTGVCLLAFVLSAVLGKYDKLAAVLLAVMLTLFVVLVHIPAVIDGAFTSLIGSFRDLAMAGAALMYADQYAKDGALLTKSVAETIHN
- a CDS encoding RNA polymerase sigma factor, producing MQREANKRLQAALEGDINAFQSLFAAFQPQLKSYLYRLLADRNDVDDLTQDTFVKAFDKLSTFKGNSTLKTWVFRIATNLAYDFLKRRKRWKSDAQDTAKAYAEDSPEMQRLFWFTHQNAPAGQYDIKEHIDFCFTCIAKTLSISHQVALILKDVYSFPRKDISQILDKTEGVVKHLLFEARKTMVDVFDHRCALINKAGVCHQCTELNGIYNPKQNAQKALMKIDMVAVSEESSSERLYELRAALVRAIDPLQSEGADLQDVIMQCTRASIGEIG
- a CDS encoding ATP-binding protein, whose amino-acid sequence is MKWLFSTLFHAQFYADEELLRKAKLSTTLNIVWLVTGSLYVPYYFLIGHKAAGYAVSAAVVLISCNLLFLRAGWLRVQAHGMLFVAMYTLVAIAVTGFGIYDAANAWLASLSLVAFLLLGKRAGVIWLGVNLLALGFVLLLTHTEFIDLPDAPEGILTYHSLSAFLGIGVFIFCLARVFDANYNRALGEAQHALKALQHEKEQAETAKELAIESARIKGEFLANMSHEIRTPMNGVLGMADLLRDTPLDEEQQDITDTILSSAESLLRIINDILDISKLEDGKVDLISKPFDLMAILQELCTIYIAGNGSKDIQFDVRISPDIPQTLLGDSDRLKQVLINLIGNAVKFMPTGGRIDIGARIKSNTDKQVEVVLSVKDTGIGIPKNKQKKIFEAFTQADGTITRQFGGTGLGLTISMQLVHSMQGEIWLESEEGVGSTFYFTAVFDLAEQKSVQV
- a CDS encoding YceI family protein encodes the protein MKYDSLILAIAFSLSALLTQHPCDSKVIFKSDEHGVAYCTTKGTLFKRNAVVVGKNLDIAARLTWSATADQAQVEVAVPVRSFRSGSKKRDKHVAEILGAPEHARIHFRTEWLDADMLCESVVQQNWMLPGSLELKGIRFPVDFNLQFSSATSIPIVKGSLQTTFSTLSIEVPSVGPGGMIARPHDDLQLFVQLHLEKIDGAGALHHCFSNGN